A stretch of Cicer arietinum cultivar CDC Frontier isolate Library 1 chromosome 5, Cicar.CDCFrontier_v2.0, whole genome shotgun sequence DNA encodes these proteins:
- the LOC101503746 gene encoding uncharacterized protein, with product MEDIRFQFSDPYERPISPSFFNMSNPTLADLSINNNNGPTAMSHQNHHEVFQQRQNSNYNGVLQQRQSGNYNDPFSNSLLSQQNHHGVIQQGHGSNFDQFPTPLSHQQNNRGSNNDDLFTIIQQSKLNHHEVLQQGQGGNNNNNNNNETFSHPMVEDQNVNNNFTFGGNNFEVGSTSQIHDNQNQPANDIPVLLNHAEVLALDQWPPAPLPYFCSCCHVLREIIHANGIQFEKLEIHGRLGLITHAIHHQTPVNGDAPIYQMVDFCRRSLEEIKIFLAQYCVERNRAGYFILQDPMSAYYETLCTGLDWIEDLNMEDPVDANNNNNQNNSDEIVEPQEQEGENGTPTKKNLSVQRKKAGKLTLNDLCDLFHLPIEEASECVKLCPTVVKKTCRKAGLARWPYRKVKSILKQIELLGSQLHTQDPATRARTQEEINRLKHEMIQHCGGQIPTAMYNIPPLQQQQHQQQ from the exons TCCATTAACAATAACAATGGACCCACTGCAATGTCCCACCAAAATCACCATGAAGTATTTCAACAGAGACAGAACAGTAATTACAATGGAGTGCTTCAACAGAGACAGAGTGGTAATTATAATGATCCATTTTCAAATTCACTGTTATCCCAACAAAATCACCATGGAGTAATTCAACAGGGACATGGTAGTAATTTTGATCAATTTCCTACTCCATTATCACACCAACAAAATAACCGTGGTAGTAATAATGATGATCTATTTACCATTATACAACAATCCAAACTAAATCACCATGAAGTACTTCAACAGGGACAGGGTggtaataacaataataataataataatgaaacaTTTTCTCATCCAATGGTTGAAGATCAAAATGTTAACAATAATTTTACCTTTGGAGGGAATAACTTTGAAGTGGGTAGTACATCACAAATTCATGATAATCAAAATCAACCTGCAAATGATATTCCGGTGTTGTTGAACCACGCCGAAGTGCTAGCACTTGATCAATGGCCACCAGCACCACTTCCATATTTTTGCAGTTGTTGTCATGTTCTCAGAGAAATTATTCATGCTAATG GtattcaatttgaaaaacttGAGATTCATGGAAGACTTGGGTTAATTACTCATGCAATTCATCATCAGACACCTGTTAATGGAGACGCTCCAATTTATCAAATGGTTGA TTTTTGTCGGAGAAGTCTTGAAGAAATAAAGATTTTTTTGGCGCAATACTGTGTGGAGCGTAATAGAGCAGGGTATTTCATTCTACAAGATCCTATGTCTGCTTATTATGAAACTCTTTGCACTGGTCTGGATTGGATTGAAGATCTTAATATGGAAGATCCTGTTGATgctaacaataataacaatcaaaataattcag ATGAGATTGTGGAGCCACAAGAGCAAGAGGGTGAGAATGGAACGCCTACTAAAAAGAATCTCTCAGTACAG AGGAAGAAAGCAGGAAAACTTACATTGAATGATTTATGCGATCTTTTTCATCTACCTATTGAGGAAGCATCGGAATGTGTGAAGTTATGTCCGACAGTTGTCAAGAAAACTTGTCGTAAAGCAGGATTAGCGCGATGGCCTTACAGAAAG GTCAAAAGCATTTTGAAACAGATAGAATTACTGGGAAGTCAATTGCATACACAAGATCCGGCCACAAGGGCGAGGACTCAAGAGGAGATTAACAGGCTTAAACATGAAATGATTCAGCATTGTGGTGGACAAATACCAACAGCAATGTATAACATTCCTCCCCTGCAGCAGCAGCAACATCAGCAGCAGTAG